From a region of the Leptospira kmetyi serovar Malaysia str. Bejo-Iso9 genome:
- a CDS encoding glycosyltransferase family 2 protein, with protein sequence MKLIVLRILFKKVFYLLRQYQYFFFLYPKGKNFRKTEYSYKPLISVIVPVYNTRIDHLNEMVRSVETQNYDHWELILLDDASPKNEPGEFLKQKAAVNSKIRYFRAEKNGGISIATSKALEYAKGEYIAFLDHDDQLMENALEVIVDSLQEEESKRPEFLYSDEIYQSKTPGVFSLSTKPDISIEKLISHNYICHLVVVSKSLIQKMGGYREGYDGSQDHEFALRACRHTSRIRRLPFYLYKWRLHQESFSRTKAEICENSSKKAIREFYADRSEELKEIVSGHYPFTYHPVRKLEQVSLISILVFDPENILENDCKQILDLVKDTPDFKLEIVLCADQDRDFAKIQNEFRTRFTDRVTLQVFAIKGSNVSAKEINSIVAETKGSYLFFWNPLFQPSGKEWLYELLQHAQSKGVGAVTPIALNRKGELMYSSLLLGKKGFIGVAGNGIKPAEAKIWSGEFLEKNVSAISRNLFFISRETWNSFNGLDESYQRNYWDVDLCMRILRKGDRIVSNPFARFTSSQTPKKSFQEFKPGYQAGQEDRKRLVQEWGKSLEEDRFYSPHSDLVGCDMQPKNLLHPLLYAFYRWRWNLK encoded by the coding sequence TTGAAACTCATAGTATTGCGAATTCTTTTTAAAAAAGTTTTCTATTTGTTGAGACAATATCAATATTTCTTCTTTTTATACCCGAAAGGAAAGAATTTTAGAAAAACGGAATATTCTTACAAACCTTTGATCAGTGTCATCGTTCCCGTTTATAACACGAGAATCGATCATCTGAACGAGATGGTCCGTTCCGTTGAAACGCAAAATTACGATCATTGGGAGTTGATTCTACTCGATGACGCTTCTCCCAAAAACGAACCCGGCGAATTTCTCAAACAAAAAGCGGCTGTTAATTCGAAGATTCGTTATTTTCGGGCCGAAAAAAACGGCGGGATCAGCATCGCTACCAGCAAGGCTTTGGAATATGCGAAGGGCGAATATATCGCGTTTTTGGATCACGACGATCAATTGATGGAGAACGCGCTTGAGGTCATTGTCGATTCTTTACAAGAGGAAGAATCGAAACGACCTGAATTTCTTTATTCCGATGAAATTTATCAATCCAAGACTCCGGGAGTTTTTTCTTTATCGACGAAGCCTGATATTTCCATCGAGAAATTAATTTCACACAATTATATTTGTCACCTAGTCGTCGTTTCTAAAAGTCTTATACAAAAGATGGGAGGATATCGAGAAGGTTATGACGGAAGTCAGGACCATGAATTCGCGTTACGCGCGTGCAGACATACGAGTCGAATCCGAAGACTTCCTTTTTATTTATACAAATGGCGTCTTCATCAGGAAAGTTTTTCCAGAACCAAGGCGGAAATCTGTGAGAATAGTTCCAAGAAAGCCATTCGAGAATTTTACGCGGATCGATCCGAAGAACTCAAAGAAATCGTTTCCGGTCATTATCCGTTCACGTATCATCCCGTTCGAAAATTAGAGCAAGTTTCTCTAATTTCCATCCTTGTTTTTGATCCGGAAAACATATTAGAAAATGATTGTAAACAAATCCTTGATTTGGTCAAGGATACGCCGGATTTTAAATTGGAAATCGTTTTATGTGCGGATCAAGATCGAGATTTCGCAAAGATACAAAACGAATTTCGGACTCGATTTACTGATCGGGTTACACTTCAAGTTTTCGCAATTAAGGGTTCGAACGTTTCCGCAAAAGAAATCAATTCGATCGTTGCGGAGACAAAAGGTTCTTATCTTTTCTTTTGGAATCCATTGTTTCAACCGAGTGGTAAAGAATGGCTTTATGAACTTCTGCAACACGCCCAGTCAAAGGGAGTCGGCGCTGTCACACCGATCGCGCTGAACCGAAAGGGTGAATTGATGTATTCTTCCTTACTGCTCGGAAAAAAAGGATTTATCGGCGTGGCGGGAAATGGAATCAAACCCGCTGAAGCAAAAATCTGGTCCGGTGAATTTTTGGAAAAAAACGTTTCTGCGATCTCAAGAAATTTATTTTTTATCTCCCGAGAAACTTGGAATTCCTTTAACGGACTCGACGAATCGTATCAACGAAACTATTGGGACGTGGATCTTTGTATGCGGATTCTTCGAAAAGGAGATCGGATCGTAAGCAATCCGTTTGCTCGTTTTACTTCTTCGCAAACTCCTAAAAAATCTTTTCAGGAATTTAAACCCGGTTATCAGGCGGGACAAGAAGATCGCAAACGTTTGGTTCAAGAATGGGGTAAGTCTTTGGAAGAGGATCGATTCTATTCCCCCCATAGCGATTTAGTCGGTTGCGATATGCAGCCGAAAAATCTTCTCCATCCATTACTCTATGCGTTCTATCGCTGGAGATGGAATCTTAAATAA
- a CDS encoding glycosyltransferase family 2 protein yields the protein MKKPKVSIITINFNDHKGLEKTIQSVQSQTFKDYEHVIIDAASKDGSVDVIRKYKNGISYWVSEKDKGIYDGQNKGIKAAKGEYCLFLNSGDFLANPNVLTEVFAKNDIDADFIYGDMLIDSGNGKITYGKSPDELDLYFLSYEVLWHCATFIRRSLFTKFGTYDLSYKIAADVDFFLKAIGVGGASWKYVGKPISQFNTFGFGSNPKNQALLENERKRMREEHLPRSTVIHLEKFFKIRKDYIILSYFFLPQILDFFRSISVLKKINGAFFRLLNRK from the coding sequence ATGAAAAAACCGAAAGTCTCCATAATCACCATCAATTTCAACGATCACAAAGGGCTTGAAAAAACGATTCAATCCGTACAAAGCCAGACCTTTAAAGATTACGAACATGTAATCATCGACGCCGCTTCCAAAGACGGAAGCGTGGATGTGATCCGAAAATACAAGAATGGAATATCGTATTGGGTCAGCGAAAAAGACAAGGGTATTTACGACGGACAGAATAAGGGAATCAAAGCCGCTAAGGGAGAATATTGTCTGTTTTTAAATTCGGGCGATTTTCTCGCAAATCCGAACGTGCTTACGGAAGTATTTGCAAAGAACGATATCGACGCTGATTTTATCTACGGAGATATGTTGATCGACTCCGGAAACGGAAAGATAACGTACGGCAAGAGCCCGGACGAGTTGGATCTGTATTTTTTATCATACGAAGTTTTGTGGCACTGCGCGACATTCATTAGAAGATCATTATTTACTAAATTCGGGACGTACGATCTTTCTTATAAGATCGCAGCGGACGTCGATTTTTTTCTGAAAGCGATCGGAGTAGGCGGCGCAAGTTGGAAATATGTTGGAAAACCGATCAGTCAGTTCAATACGTTCGGTTTCGGTTCGAATCCGAAAAACCAAGCGCTTTTGGAAAACGAAAGAAAAAGGATGAGAGAGGAACATTTGCCGCGTTCCACGGTAATTCATCTTGAGAAATTTTTTAAGATCCGAAAGGATTATATCATATTGAGCTATTTCTTTCTTCCTCAAATTCTTGATTTCTTTCGAAGTATTAGCGTTCTTAAAAAAATAAACGGCGCATTCTTTAGGCTTTTGAATCGGAAGTGA